In Streptomyces sp. NBC_00448, the following are encoded in one genomic region:
- a CDS encoding LacI family DNA-binding transcriptional regulator, with the protein MPQRPARVTQRDLAEETGLSTATVSYALRGMQVPPETQQRVREAAERLGYQADPIARALASGRTGYIGVLCRSLTDVWQQATAAALGRRLLGDGRHALIVDASNDPVLETTLASQLADQRVDALIVLPVDPAAAHWAAVAERTVLISIGDGLPGGAAHAEVVFDNEAGITDALHGLAAAGHRRIAVMTPGGMTTPDRPAETVAEQVARRLGLHVTLHRSPHDLDGAAAIARAVLTGQDPPTAFLCMADSMAYGVYAGARELGREVPGDVSVVGYDDHPLSRLLTPPLSTYRWPVELLVDLVVERTVKAITSGRRSRRRVLPPVAQPRGSVGPPNSPRPEPK; encoded by the coding sequence GTGCCGCAACGACCAGCGAGGGTCACCCAGCGCGATCTCGCCGAGGAGACCGGGCTCTCCACCGCCACGGTGTCCTACGCGCTGCGCGGGATGCAGGTGCCCCCGGAGACACAGCAGCGGGTGCGCGAGGCGGCCGAACGGCTCGGCTACCAGGCCGACCCCATCGCCCGCGCCCTCGCCTCCGGCCGCACCGGCTACATCGGCGTGCTCTGCCGCTCCCTCACCGACGTGTGGCAGCAGGCCACGGCCGCCGCGCTCGGCCGGCGGCTGCTCGGCGACGGCCGGCACGCGCTGATCGTGGACGCCTCCAACGACCCGGTCCTGGAGACCACCCTCGCCTCCCAACTCGCCGACCAGCGGGTGGACGCGCTCATCGTGCTGCCGGTGGACCCCGCCGCCGCGCACTGGGCCGCGGTCGCCGAGCGGACCGTGCTGATCTCCATCGGCGACGGGCTGCCGGGCGGCGCGGCCCACGCCGAGGTCGTCTTCGACAACGAGGCCGGGATCACCGACGCGCTGCACGGCCTGGCCGCCGCCGGCCACCGCAGGATCGCGGTCATGACGCCCGGCGGCATGACCACGCCGGACCGCCCCGCCGAGACGGTCGCCGAGCAGGTGGCCCGCCGGCTCGGCCTGCACGTCACGCTGCACCGCTCGCCGCACGACCTGGACGGCGCCGCCGCGATCGCCCGCGCGGTGCTCACCGGGCAGGACCCGCCGACCGCGTTCCTGTGCATGGCCGACTCGATGGCGTACGGCGTGTACGCGGGCGCCCGCGAGCTGGGCAGGGAGGTGCCCGGCGACGTCTCGGTGGTCGGCTACGACGACCATCCGCTGTCCCGCCTGCTGACACCGCCGCTGTCCACCTACCGGTGGCCGGTGGAACTCCTGGTGGACCTGGTGGTGGAGCGCACGGTCAAGGCGATCACCTCGGGCCGGCGCAGCCGGCGCCGGGTGCTGCCGCCGGTCGCCCAGCCGCGCGGCTCGGTCGGCCCGCCCAACTCACCCCGGCCCGAGCCGAAGTGA